One part of the Sander vitreus isolate 19-12246 chromosome 10, sanVit1, whole genome shotgun sequence genome encodes these proteins:
- the LOC144524885 gene encoding snRNA-activating protein complex subunit 1-like: MPRKPPVYSAYFYDPLTEDVEQLLARFQHTDSVRYELFSAIWREMVFSDVFRGIPSVAELKRFCRVALATAVKYFLPPYSYQIRVGGLYLMFGLYHTQLAIPPVKIRLALRDWAPIQKFLKDSLNYGHQDVVYIYEKLVATKAIHYTAMPHFLSFQKQLKPKRDTVCTEFLGRSTAVQELFSADILEEMSNIQSHYEQLKEATVEVSCQATMTHRNFSAQLKDIMSEFITWQKKTFSQENKGKKSVVDDDCDDDDDDEVEKHAEAESSSRARLLSSIKQKSYSNFQEASKARRHRQAETVESSSSGADQVQETGALQRKRPPSLRARTQKSLGVTRDDSKLQTWLLSAPKKQERVPVKRTNQTAPFKP; this comes from the coding sequence ATGCCTCGTAAACCGCCGGTTTACTCTGCTTACTTCTACGATCCTCTGACAGAAGACGTGGAGCAACTGCTGGCTCGTTTCCAGCACACCGACTCCGTCAGGTACGAGTTGTTCTCAGCCATTTGGAGGGAGATGGTCTTCTCAGATGTTTTCAGAGGCATCCCCAGTGTGGCTGAACTGAAGAGATTCTGCAGAGTAGCGCTGGCCACAGCCGTGAAGTACTTCCTGCCTCCGTACAGCTACCAGATTCGAGTGGGAGGCTTGTATTTGATGTTTGGTTTGTACCACACACAACTTGCCATTCCACCAGTGAAGATTAGACTCGCTCTGAGGGACTGGGCTCCAATCCAGAAGTTTCTCAAGGATTCATTGAATTACGGGCATCAAGATGTTGTTTACATATACGAAAAGCTTGTTGCAACCAAAGCCATACACTACACAGCCATGCCACATTTTCTCAGCTTCCAAAAGCAGTTGAAACCAAAGAGGGACACCGTGTGTACAGAGTTTCTTGGGAGGAGCACAGCCGTCCAGGAGCTCTTCTCTGCCGACATCCTAGAGGAGATGTCCAACATCCAGAGCCACTATGAGCAGCTGAAGGAGGCCACGGTGGAGGTCAGCTGTCAGGCCACCATGACCCATCGAAACTTTTCCGCCCAACTGAAAGACATCATGTCAGAGTTCATCACTTGGCAGAAGAAGACTTTCTCACAGGAGAACAAAGGCAAGAAGTCTGTTGTTGATGAtgattgtgatgatgatgatgatgatgaggtgGAGAAGCACGCTGAGGctgagagcagcagcagggccAGGCTCCTGTCCTCCATCAAGCAGAAGAGCTACAGCAACTTCCAGGAGGCGTCCAAGGCCAGGAGGCATCGACAGGCCGAGACAGTGGAGTCCTCCAGCTCCGGGGCAGATCAGGTCCAGGAAACTGGGGCTCTGCAGCGAAAGAGGCCTCCCTCACTGCGGGCTCGGACCCAGAAGAGTCTCGGGGTGACGCGGGATGACAGCAAGCTCCAGACCTGGCTCCTGAGTGCTCCTAAGAAGCAGGAGAGGGTGCCGGTGAAAAGGACCAACCAGACAGCACCTTTCAAACCATGA
- the srp72 gene encoding signal recognition particle subunit SRP72: MASGGVSVASLWTEVNRCGQNGDFTRALKALTKILHENRDDVTALHCKIVCLVQNGSFKEALNVMNTHSKLLGSDVVFEKAYCEYRLNRVDSALKTIEAAPEQTDKLKELYGQVLYRLERYDDCKSVYTDLIRNSQDEYEEERKTNLAAVVASMSQWEEAPLEDLGLPESTYELCYNAACALIGQGQLTEALNKLRQAEELCRVSLADDSDVTEEDIESELAVIHSQMAYIMQLQGRTDDALQLYNQVIKLKPSDVGLLAVTANNIITINKDQNVFDSKKKVKLTNAEGVEYKLAKKQLQAIDFNKALLAMYTNQADQCRKLSSSLQSQNPGHPRPVLIQVAQLCREKQHSRAIELLQQFSDQHPESASGIKLTMAQLYLIQGHVTKACDVLRSIEEFKHKSGMISALVTMYSHEEDIDSAIEIFKQAIEHYQSEQPGSAAHLALVREAANFKLKYGRKKEAISDLEQLWKQNTNDIHTLAQLISAYSLVDTDKAKSLSKHLPSADTMALNVDVDELENSHGANYVRKKAAKVTGENLPKEQIQGEIKKKKKKKRGKLPKNYDPTGTPDPERWMPMKERSYYRGKKKGKKKEQIGKGTQGAMAGASAELDASKTASSPPTSPRPGSASGSSTAAASNVVPPRQQKPAASGATRKKAPQKKKKGGKGGW; this comes from the exons ATGGCGAGCGGAGGGGTCTCGGTGGCTTCGCTGTGGACTGAAGTTAACCGTTGCGGGCAGAATGGAGACTTTACAAGAGCCCTTAAAGCTCTAACTAAAA TTCTGCACGAAAACAGGGATGATGTGACGGCCCTTCACTGTAAAATAGTTTGTCTCGTTCAGAATGGCAGCTTCAAAGAGGCGCTGAATGTAAtgaacacacattcaaaactaCTCGGCAG TGATGTTGTGTTTGAGAAGGCGTACTGCGAGTACCGGCTGAACAGAGTGGATAGTGCCCTGAAGACCATTGAGGCTGCTCCTGAACAAACAGACAAGCTGAAGGAGCTCTACGGTCAAGTG CTGTACAGACTGGAGCGCTACGACGACTGCAAGAGTGTCTACACAGATCTGATCAGGAACTCCCAGGATGAGTacgaggaggagaggaagaccAACCTCGCTGCTGTGGTGGCGTCTATGAGTCAGTGGGAGGAAGCTCCGTTG GAAGATCTAGGTCTTCCCGAGTCCACGTATGAGTTGTGCTACAATGCCGCCTGCGCTTTGATTGGCCAAGGACAGCTTACAGAGGCACTCAATAAACTACGACAAGCAGAGG AGCTTTGCAGAGTCTCATTGGCAGATGATTCC GATGTGACCGAGGAAGACATTGAGTCAGAGCTGGCCGTCATCCACTCTCAGATGGCATACATCATGCAATTACAAGGTCGGACAGACGACGCTCTGCAGCTCTACAACCAGGTCATCAAGCTCAA GCCATCAGATGTAGGGCTGCTTGCTGTGACTGCCAACAATATCATTACAATAAACAAG GACCAAAACGTGTTTGACTCCAAGAAAAAGGTAAAACTGACAAACGCTGAAGGTGTTGAATACAAGCTGGCGAAGAAGCAGCTGCAGGCCATTGACTTCAACAAAGCCCTCCTGGCCATGTACACGAACCAG GCTGACCAGTGCAGGAAACTGTCATCCAGTCTTCAGTCTCAGAATCCGGGTCACCCGCGGCCAGTTCTCATCCAGGTTGCTCAACTGTGCAGGGAGAAGCAGCACAGCAGGGCCATCGAGCTGCTCCAG CAATTCTCAGACCAACATCCAGAGAGTGCATCTGGCATCAAACTGACAATGGCACAACTCTATTTAATACAAG GTCACGTAACAAAAGCTTGTGATGTTCTAAGGTCCATTGAAGAGTTCAAGCACAAATCGGGGATG ATTTCAGCTCTGGTAACGATGTACTCCCACGAAGAAGACATTGACAGCGCTATTGAGATTTTCAAACAAGCTATTGAGCACTACCAGTCTGAACAG CCCGGATCTGCTGCACACTTGGCACTTGTACGAGAAGCTGCCAATTTCAAACTGAAGTACGGACGGAAAAAAGAAGCCATTAGTGATCTGGAGCAGCTGTGGAA GCAAAACACCAACGACATCCACACACTGGCACAACTCATCTCGGCGTATTCTCTGGTGGACACGGATAAAGCCAAATC CCTCAGCAAGCACCTACCATCCGCAGACACAATGGCCTTAAATGTGGACGTGGACGAGCTGGAGAACTCCCACGGAGCCAACTACGTTAGGAAAAAAGCTGCTAAGGTCACAGGAGAAAACCTTCCCAAAGAACAAAT CCAAGGAgagattaaaaagaagaagaagaaaaagagag GCAAACTGCCCAAGAACTACGACCCCACAGGCACCCCTGACCCTGAGAGGTGGATGCCCATGAAGGAGCGTTCCTACTACAGAGGCAAGAAGAAGGGAAAGAAGAAGGAGCAAATAGGAAAAGGCACACAGGGAGCGATGGCAGGAGCGTCGGCCGAGTT GGATGCCAGTAAGACAGCCAGTAGCCCCCCTACCTCCCCCAGACCAGGGTCTGCATCCGGCTCCTCTACAGCCGCCGCCAGCAACGTGGTCCCCCCACGGCAGCAGAAACCTGCAGCCTCGGGGGCCACACGCAAGAAGgcaccacagaagaagaagaagggaggCAAAGGAGGCTGGTAG